In a genomic window of Primulina huaijiensis isolate GDHJ02 chromosome 10, ASM1229523v2, whole genome shotgun sequence:
- the LOC140985768 gene encoding fatty acid elongase 3-like, giving the protein MMLLQSLRYYLSEHPSIVGFRWSHTQSWGSTWSFLFSSIAAYVAASSFIHLLLLFLFRHRRPLPLGPIPAAHSLFMALISATIFSGTFLASAAEIRDTRWSWRRSRTTPFQWLLCFPLGTRPSGRVFFWSYIFYLSRFLHALRTFITIIRGRKLSFFKLFNNSILIFMSFLWLEFSQSFQVLAILLTTLVYSVVYGYRFWIEIGLRSACFPFVVNCQMVLLSCNVVCHFGVLLLHIIKGGCNGIGAWIFNSVLNGAILFLFLKFYVKMHSRGSKVGGGNGGDRRSAAVEKAEKLELINQRP; this is encoded by the coding sequence ATGATGTTGTTGCAAAGCCTGAGGTATTACCTTTCCGAGCACCCATCAATCGTCGGATTCCGctggagccacacccaatccTGGGGTTCCACCTGGTCGTTTTTGTTCTCCTCCATCGCCGCTTACGTCGCCGCCTCCTCGTTCATCCACCTCCTCCTCCTCTTCCTTTTCCGCCACCGCCGCCCTCTACCCCTGGGGCCCATCCCAGCTGCGCACTCTCTCTTCATGGCCCTCATCTCCGCCACCATTTTCTCCGGGACATTCCTCGCCTCTGCTGCAGAAATCCGAGATACGCGGTGGTCGTGGCGGCGGTCCCGCACCACCCCTTTCCAGTGGCTCCTCTGTTTCCCCCTGGGGACGCGGCCCTCTGGGCGCGTGTTCTTCTGGTCGTACATCTTCTACCTCTCCAGATTCCTTCACGCGCTGCGGACGTTCATCACCATAATCCGAGGCCGGAAGCTTTCCTTCTTCAAACTTTTCAACAATTCGATTCTGATTTTCATGTCCTTCCTCTGGCTCGAATTCTCGCAATCGTTTCAAGTTCTCGCCATCCTCCTCACCACGCTGGTTTACTCCGTCGTGTACGGATACAGATTCTGGATTGAAATCGGGCTGCGAAGCGCGTGTTTCCCGTTCGTGGTGAATTGCCAGATGGTGTTGCTGAGCTGCAATGTGGTCTGCCATTTTGGGGTGCTCCTGCTGCACATAATCAAAGGTGGATGCAATGGGATTGGGGCCTGGATATTCAATTCTGTCCTGAACGGAGCGATTCTGTTTCTTTTCTTGAAGTTCTACGTTAAAATGCATTCCCGAGGAAGTAAGGTCGGTGGCGGAAATGGTGGCGACCGCCGAAGCGCCGCCGTCGAAAAGGCTGAAAAGTTGGAGCTAATTAATCAAAGGCCGTAA
- the LOC140985796 gene encoding fatty acid elongase 3-like: protein MMLLQSLRYYLSEHPSIVGFRWSHTQSWGSTWSFLFSSIAAYVAASSFIHLLLLFLFRHRRPLPLGPIPAAHSLFMALISATIFSGTFLASAAEIRDTRWSWRRSRTTPFQWLLCFPLGTRPSGRVFFWSYIFYLSRFLHALRTFITIIRGRKLSFFKLFNNSILIFMSFLWLEFSQSFQVLAILLTTLVYSVVYGYRFWIEIGLRSACFPFVVNCQMVLLSCNVVCHFGVLLLHIIKGGCNGIGAWIFNSVLNGAILFLFLKFYVKMHSRGSKVGGGNGGDRRSAAVEKAEKLELINQRP, encoded by the coding sequence ATGATGTTGTTGCAAAGCCTGAGGTATTACCTTTCCGAGCACCCATCAATCGTCGGATTCCGctggagccacacccaatccTGGGGTTCCACCTGGTCGTTTTTGTTCTCCTCCATCGCCGCTTACGTCGCCGCCTCCTCGTTCATCCACCTCCTCCTCCTCTTCCTTTTCCGCCACCGCCGCCCTCTACCCCTGGGGCCCATCCCAGCTGCGCACTCTCTCTTCATGGCCCTCATCTCCGCCACCATTTTCTCCGGGACATTCCTCGCCTCTGCTGCAGAAATCCGAGATACGCGGTGGTCGTGGCGGCGGTCCCGCACCACCCCTTTCCAGTGGCTCCTCTGTTTCCCCCTGGGGACGCGGCCCTCTGGGCGCGTGTTCTTCTGGTCGTACATCTTCTACCTCTCCAGATTCCTTCACGCGCTGCGGACGTTCATCACCATAATCCGAGGCCGGAAGCTTTCCTTCTTCAAACTTTTCAACAATTCGATTCTGATTTTCATGTCCTTCCTCTGGCTCGAATTCTCGCAATCGTTTCAAGTTCTCGCCATCCTCCTCACCACGCTGGTTTACTCCGTCGTGTACGGATACAGATTCTGGATTGAAATCGGGCTGCGAAGCGCGTGTTTCCCGTTCGTGGTGAATTGCCAGATGGTGTTGCTGAGCTGCAATGTGGTCTGCCATTTTGGGGTGCTCCTGCTGCACATAATCAAAGGTGGATGCAATGGGATTGGGGCCTGGATATTCAATTCTGTCCTGAACGGAGCGATTCTGTTTCTTTTCTTGAAGTTCTACGTTAAAATGCATTCCCGAGGAAGTAAGGTCGGTGGCGGAAATGGTGGCGACCGCCGAAGCGCCGCCGTGGAAAAGGCTGAAAAGTTGGAGCTAATTAATCAAAGGCCGTAA
- the LOC140986670 gene encoding vacuolar histidine transporter YPQ3-like isoform X2, producing the protein MKHLLRNTVSDYCVEEQKPCIYWVERFLNDCLCNVKDEFSFSFGLMSLVFWGVAEIPQIITNFRSKSGHGVSLLFLLTWVAGDIFNLVGCLLEPATLPTQLYTAALYTISTVILVLQSIYYDHFKKWKKRSVKKSNQEVEDLKKPLKPTRQSDSAIPIPGKTRASAPREVYYYTSARSMASSTTPPVLSHLRPVRSGPSAVGLEHDSSSDGEDAQITPQKYSSKPKGIPRSAGYGAFLATSISLPPETNALMQVYVGLTGRKLLQEGGSETVLGQSLGWMMAAIYMGGRLPQIWLNIKRGSVEGLNPFMFVFALAANATYVARSTAWHKIKANLPWLLDAIVCVLLDLFIILQYVYYRYFSRAEREDCNEAEKK; encoded by the exons ATGAAGCATCTGCTGCGAAATACTGTGTCAGATTATTGCGTAGAAGAGCAAAAGCCATGCATTTATTGGGTGGAAAGATTCCTCAACGATTGCCTATGCAACGTAAAAGACGAATTCTCGTTCAGTTTTGGACTAATGAGCCTTGTGTTTTGGGGAGTTGCAGAAATCCCACAAATCATCACTAATTTTCGCTCCAAATCCGGCCATGGAGTTTCTCTTTTGTTTCTTCTCACTTGGGTTGCTGG CGACATATTCAACTTAGTGGGTTGCCTTCTTGAACCAGCAACG TTGCCAACCCAGTTATACACAGCAGCG CTTTATACGATAAGCACAGTGATCCTGGTGCTGCAAAGCATATACTATGATCACTTCAAGAAATGGAAGAAAAGATCCGTAAAGAAATCAAACCAAGAg GTTGAAGACTTGAAAAAGCCTTTGAAACCAACTAGACAATCAGATTCTGCCATCCCAATACCTGGCAAAACCCGAGCTTCTGCCCCAAGAGAAGTCTATTACTATAC GTCAGCGAGATCAATGGCCAGTAGCACAACTCCGCCTGTCCTATCTCATCTCCGCCCGGTGAGGAGTGGTCCTTCTGCTGTGGGGCTTGAGCACGACTCGTCTTCAGATGGCGAGGATGCTCAAATTACACCCCAGAAATATTCCAGCAAACCCAAGGGAATCCCGAGATCT GCTGGATACGGGGCATTTTTAGCTACATCGATCAGCCTGCCACCGGAAACCAATGCTTTGATGCAAGTTTATGTCGGATTAACCGGGAGGAAATTGTTGCAG GAAGGTGGATCAGAAACCGTGTTAGGGCAGTCATTGGGATGGATGATGGCTGCCATTTACATGGGTGGTAGACTGCCTCAAATATGGCTAAAT ATTAAAAGGGGAAGTGTTGAG GGCTTGAATCCTTTCATGTTTGTCTTTGCACTTGCTGCTAACGCTACTTATGTCGCCAG GTCAACAGCTTGGCATAAAATCAAGGCAAACTTACCATGGTTGCTAGATGCTATCGTATGCGTACTGCTGGACTTATTT ATAATATTACAGTATGTGTATTACAGGTACTTTAGCAGAGCAGAACGTGAAGACTGCAATGAAGCAGAAAAGAAATAG
- the LOC140986670 gene encoding vacuolar histidine transporter YPQ3-like isoform X1: MKHLLRNTVSDYCVEEQKPCIYWVERFLNDCLCNVKDEFSFSFGLMSLVFWGVAEIPQIITNFRSKSGHGVSLLFLLTWVAGDIFNLVGCLLEPATLPTQLYTAALYTISTVILVLQSIYYDHFKKWKKRSVKKSNQEVEDLKKPLKPTRQSDSAIPIPGKTRASAPREVYYYTSARSMASSTTPPVLSHLRPVRSGPSAVGLEHDSSSDGEDAQITPQKYSSKPKGIPRSAGYGAFLATSISLPPETNALMQVYVGLTGRKLLQEGGSETVLGQSLGWMMAAIYMGGRLPQIWLNIKRGSVEGLNPFMFVFALAANATYVASILVRSTAWHKIKANLPWLLDAIVCVLLDLFIILQYVYYRYFSRAEREDCNEAEKK, encoded by the exons ATGAAGCATCTGCTGCGAAATACTGTGTCAGATTATTGCGTAGAAGAGCAAAAGCCATGCATTTATTGGGTGGAAAGATTCCTCAACGATTGCCTATGCAACGTAAAAGACGAATTCTCGTTCAGTTTTGGACTAATGAGCCTTGTGTTTTGGGGAGTTGCAGAAATCCCACAAATCATCACTAATTTTCGCTCCAAATCCGGCCATGGAGTTTCTCTTTTGTTTCTTCTCACTTGGGTTGCTGG CGACATATTCAACTTAGTGGGTTGCCTTCTTGAACCAGCAACG TTGCCAACCCAGTTATACACAGCAGCG CTTTATACGATAAGCACAGTGATCCTGGTGCTGCAAAGCATATACTATGATCACTTCAAGAAATGGAAGAAAAGATCCGTAAAGAAATCAAACCAAGAg GTTGAAGACTTGAAAAAGCCTTTGAAACCAACTAGACAATCAGATTCTGCCATCCCAATACCTGGCAAAACCCGAGCTTCTGCCCCAAGAGAAGTCTATTACTATAC GTCAGCGAGATCAATGGCCAGTAGCACAACTCCGCCTGTCCTATCTCATCTCCGCCCGGTGAGGAGTGGTCCTTCTGCTGTGGGGCTTGAGCACGACTCGTCTTCAGATGGCGAGGATGCTCAAATTACACCCCAGAAATATTCCAGCAAACCCAAGGGAATCCCGAGATCT GCTGGATACGGGGCATTTTTAGCTACATCGATCAGCCTGCCACCGGAAACCAATGCTTTGATGCAAGTTTATGTCGGATTAACCGGGAGGAAATTGTTGCAG GAAGGTGGATCAGAAACCGTGTTAGGGCAGTCATTGGGATGGATGATGGCTGCCATTTACATGGGTGGTAGACTGCCTCAAATATGGCTAAAT ATTAAAAGGGGAAGTGTTGAG GGCTTGAATCCTTTCATGTTTGTCTTTGCACTTGCTGCTAACGCTACTTATGTCGCCAG CATTCTTGTTAGGTCAACAGCTTGGCATAAAATCAAGGCAAACTTACCATGGTTGCTAGATGCTATCGTATGCGTACTGCTGGACTTATTT ATAATATTACAGTATGTGTATTACAGGTACTTTAGCAGAGCAGAACGTGAAGACTGCAATGAAGCAGAAAAGAAATAG
- the LOC140986388 gene encoding putative B3 domain-containing protein At5g66980 isoform X1 yields MGKNPKSMPSFFKVLINEDFSRQLRLPPAFVKKWGEILPQFLAQLRTSSGKMWEVKLEKQKDQNYYFSGGWAKFCEDLGLAIGEFVVFRYCGRAIFDVLVYGISGCEREFTAVNYPVEDSDPDEAVNCTPVAKNLDVKVKIEDEDGTDPQDESDDDEIQRYSKKLDQQHSTRLDVSKAFVLSAGIAGDRMIHLQDSKSRLWPVQMTSSSRQGGGYRFALTAGWNDFLVGNKVAIGNRVLLECEVPGGSLVKAKVLNNGTKGGKLFQPRGRKGTPSKLCMPYDLTALPCKEECIFF; encoded by the exons ATGGGCAAAAACCCAAAATCCATGCCCTCTTTTTTCAAGGTTTTGATCAACGAAGACTTCAGTCGCCAACTC CGGTTGCCGCCTGCTTTCGTGAAGAAATGGGGAGAGATTTTACCCCAATTTCTCGCCCAACTCAGAACTAGTTCTGGGAAAATGTGGGAAGTGAAATTGGAGAAACAGAAGGATCAAAATTACTACTTTTCCGGAGGATGGGCGAAGTTTTGTGAAGATTTAGGGCTTGCAATTGGAGAATTTGTTGTGTTCCGGTACTGCGGAAGGGCCATATTTGATGTTTTGGTATATGGAATAAGTGGCTGTGAAAGGGAATTTACAGCCGTTAATTATCCGGTCGAAGATTCCGATCCTGATGAAGCTG TAAATTGTACTCCAGTGGCAAAAAATTTGGATGTAAAGGTAAAAATCGAGGATGAAGATGGGACTGATCCTCAGGATGAATCTGATGATGACGAGATCCAACGTTATTCCAAGAAATTGGATCAGCAACACTCAACCAGACTG GACGTCTCCAAAGCTTTTGTGCTGTCGGCTGGAATCGCTGGAGATAGAATGATACATTTGCAGGACTCAAAATCGAGGCTGTGGCCTGTTCAGATGACATCCTCTTCCCGGCAGGGAGGGGGATACCGGTTCGCACTGACTGCCGGGTGGAATGATTTTCTAGTAGGCAACAAGGTTGCTATTGGAAACAGGGTTCTCCTCGAATGTGAAGTGCCTGGTGGAAGCTTAGTGAAAGCCAAGGTGCTGAATAACGGGACGAAGGGAGGAAAACTTTTCCAGCCCCGGGGCCGAAAGGGGACACCGTCGAAACTTTGTATGCCTTATGACTTAACTGCCTTGCCATGTAAAGAGGAATgcattttcttttga
- the LOC140986388 gene encoding B3 domain-containing protein Os03g0212300-like isoform X2: protein MGKNPKSMPSFFKVLINEDFSRQLRLPPAFVKKWGEILPQFLAQLRTSSGKMWEVKLEKQKDQNYYFSGGWAKFCEDLGLAIGEFVVFRYCGRAIFDVLVYGISGCEREFTAVNYPVEDSDPDEAVAKNLDVKVKIEDEDGTDPQDESDDDEIQRYSKKLDQQHSTRLDVSKAFVLSAGIAGDRMIHLQDSKSRLWPVQMTSSSRQGGGYRFALTAGWNDFLVGNKVAIGNRVLLECEVPGGSLVKAKVLNNGTKGGKLFQPRGRKGTPSKLCMPYDLTALPCKEECIFF from the exons ATGGGCAAAAACCCAAAATCCATGCCCTCTTTTTTCAAGGTTTTGATCAACGAAGACTTCAGTCGCCAACTC CGGTTGCCGCCTGCTTTCGTGAAGAAATGGGGAGAGATTTTACCCCAATTTCTCGCCCAACTCAGAACTAGTTCTGGGAAAATGTGGGAAGTGAAATTGGAGAAACAGAAGGATCAAAATTACTACTTTTCCGGAGGATGGGCGAAGTTTTGTGAAGATTTAGGGCTTGCAATTGGAGAATTTGTTGTGTTCCGGTACTGCGGAAGGGCCATATTTGATGTTTTGGTATATGGAATAAGTGGCTGTGAAAGGGAATTTACAGCCGTTAATTATCCGGTCGAAGATTCCGATCCTGATGAAGCTG TGGCAAAAAATTTGGATGTAAAGGTAAAAATCGAGGATGAAGATGGGACTGATCCTCAGGATGAATCTGATGATGACGAGATCCAACGTTATTCCAAGAAATTGGATCAGCAACACTCAACCAGACTG GACGTCTCCAAAGCTTTTGTGCTGTCGGCTGGAATCGCTGGAGATAGAATGATACATTTGCAGGACTCAAAATCGAGGCTGTGGCCTGTTCAGATGACATCCTCTTCCCGGCAGGGAGGGGGATACCGGTTCGCACTGACTGCCGGGTGGAATGATTTTCTAGTAGGCAACAAGGTTGCTATTGGAAACAGGGTTCTCCTCGAATGTGAAGTGCCTGGTGGAAGCTTAGTGAAAGCCAAGGTGCTGAATAACGGGACGAAGGGAGGAAAACTTTTCCAGCCCCGGGGCCGAAAGGGGACACCGTCGAAACTTTGTATGCCTTATGACTTAACTGCCTTGCCATGTAAAGAGGAATgcattttcttttga